Proteins encoded within one genomic window of Polypterus senegalus isolate Bchr_013 chromosome 6, ASM1683550v1, whole genome shotgun sequence:
- the LOC120531272 gene encoding tubulin alpha chain has translation MRECISIHVGQAGVQMGNACWELYCLEHGIQPDGQMPSDKTIGGGDDSFNTFFSETGAGKHVPRAVFVDLEPTVVDEVRTGTYRQLFHPEQLITGKEDAANNYARGHYTIGKEIIDLVLDRTRKLADQCTGLQGFLIFHSFGGGTGSGFTSLLMERLSVDYGKKSKLEFAIYPAPQVSTAVVEPYNSILTTHTTLEHSDCAFMVDNEAIYDICRRNLDIERPTYTNLNRLIGQIVSSITASLRFDGALNVDLTEFQTNLVPYPRIHFPLATYAPVISAEKAYHEQLSVADITNACFEPANQMVKCDPRHGKYMACCLLYRGDVVPKDVNSAIATIKTKRTIQFVDWCPTGFKVGINYQPPTVVPGGDLAKVQRAVCMLSNTTAIAEAWARLDHKFDLMYAKRAFVHWYVGEGMEEGEFSEAREDMAALEKDYEEVGTDSVGEEDEEGEEY, from the exons ATG CGTGAGTGCATTTCCATCCATGTCGGCCAAGCTGGAGTCCAGATGGGCAATGCCTGCTGGGAGCTGTACTGCTTGGAGCATGGGATCCAGCCAGATGGTCAGATGCCCAGTGATAAGACTATTGGTGGTGGAGATGACTCCTTCAATACATTCTTCAGTGAGACTGGAGCAGGAAAACATGTCCCTAGAgctgtctttgtggacttggaaccTACTGTAGTTG ATGAAGTCCGTACTGGAACATACCGCCAGCTTTTCCATCCTGAGCAGCTTATTACAGGCAAGGAAGATGCAGCCAACAACTATGCCCGTGGACATTACACCATTGGCAAAGAAATAATTGATTTAGTGCTGGACAGAACCCGTAAGCTG gCTGACCAGTGTACAGGTCTTCAAGGCTTCCTCATCTTTCATAGCTTTGGTGGAGGCACTGGCTCTGGCTTCACCTCCTTGCTGATGGAGCGCCTATCTGTTGACTATGGCAAGAAGTCCAAGTTGGAGTTTGCCATTTACCCAGCTCCTCAAGTATCTACAGCTGTTGTGGAGCCCTACAACTCCATCCTGACCACCCACACAACCCTTGAGCATTCCGATTGTGCCTTCATGGTAGACAATGAAGCCATATACGATATCTGCCGCAGAAATCTGGACATTGAGCGCCCCACTTACACCAACCTGAACCGTCTGATTGGCCAGATTGTCTCCTCCATTACAGCCTCCCTTCGATTTGATGGTGCCCTCAATGTTGACCTCACTGAGTTCCAGACCAATCTGGTGCCCTATCCCCGTATTCACTTCCCTCTGGCCACCTATGCCCCAGTTATCTCTGCTGAGAAAGCCTACCATGAGCAACTTTCAGTAGCAGACATCACAAATGCTTGCTTTGAGCCAGCCAACCAGATGGTCAAGTGTGACCCACGTCATGGGAAATACATGGCCTGCTGCCTGCTGTATCGTGGTGATGTGGTACCCAAAGATGTCAACTCTGCCATTGCTACTATCAAGACCAAGAGAACCATCCAGTTTGTAGACTGGTGTCCCACTGGCTTCAAAGTGGGTATCAACTACCAGCCTCCTACAGTAGTCCCCGGTGGTGACCTGGCTAAGGTACAGAGGGCAGTGTGTATGTTGAGTAACACCACTGCCATTGCAGAGGCCTGGGCCCGACTGGATCACAAGTTTGATCTCATGTACGCCAAGAGGGCCTTCGTTCACTGGTACGTTGGAGAGGGAATGGAGGAAGGAGAGTTCTCAGAAGCTCGTGAAGACATGGCAGCTTTGGAGAAAGATTATGAGGAAGTGGGAACAGACAGTGTGGGTGAAGAGGATGAGGAAGGTGAAGAATATTAG
- the LOC120530576 gene encoding protein GVQW3-like, whose protein sequence is MLSLKVEQRVNLKFLVKLNKTPTECFQMLTGAYGEYCMSRARVFEWHKRFSEGRENVEDNERPGRPSTSRTEENVEKIRQMVRKDRRLSVRMIAETINIDKDTAWKILREDLNMKKVYAKLVPRVLTPERKECRKKFGPTFCSKLRRSFFKKSSHVFKPGSCSTRMIQKQNDSQCTGKHCHHQE, encoded by the coding sequence ATGCTAAGTTTAAAAGTTGAGCAACGtgttaatttgaaatttttagtaaaactgaacaaaacaccAACTGAATGTTTTCAAATGCTTACTGGGGCTTATGGGGAATACTGTATGTCTCGTGCGCGTGTATTTGAGTGGCACAAAAGATTCAGTGAAGGACGTGAGAACGTGGAAGACAATGAGCGCCCTGGACGACCTTCCACTTCAAGAACCGAAGAGAATGTAGAAAAAATTAGACAGATGGTTAGAAAGGACCGCCGACTCAGCGTCCGAATGATAGCTGAAACCATAAACATTGACAAAGACACTGCGTGGAAAATTTTGCGTGAGGATctcaatatgaaaaaagtttatgcCAAGCTGGTCCCCAGGGTGCTCACACCAGAACGAAAAGAGTGCCGCAAGAAGTTTGGGCCGACATTCTGCAGCAAGTTGAGACGGAGCTTTTTCAAAAAGTCATCACATGTGTTCAAACCTGGATCTTGCAGCACGCGTATGATCCAGAAACAAAACGACAGTCAATGCACTGGAAAACATTGTCATCACCAAGAATGA